A stretch of Desulfuromonas sp. DNA encodes these proteins:
- a CDS encoding N-acyl homoserine lactonase: MHSASLNLCNLPPWVIASHYFNRNPKPLEIQGVRQSNRLLFDRLDRLETREMRGLQFHDYMDVTFQLHQWENEVTNSSRKSLKNSYLRFLRGWMFESNSREGAVLKGWAESRFGLAPTFHHELIDDVHSEAYHHYL; this comes from the coding sequence ATGCACTCGGCGTCACTCAACCTCTGCAACCTTCCGCCCTGGGTGATCGCCTCACACTATTTCAACCGAAATCCCAAGCCGCTTGAAATTCAGGGTGTTCGGCAATCCAACCGGCTTCTGTTTGATCGCCTCGACCGGCTGGAAACCCGCGAAATGCGCGGCCTTCAGTTTCATGATTACATGGATGTCACTTTCCAGCTTCACCAGTGGGAAAATGAAGTCACCAACAGCAGTCGTAAAAGCCTGAAAAACAGTTATCTCCGCTTTCTTCGCGGCTGGATGTTCGAGTCGAATTCACGCGAAGGCGCCGTCCTCAAGGGCTGGGCCGAAAGCCGTTTCGGTCTGGCTCCGACCTTTCATCACGAACTGATCGATGATGTCCATTCCGAAGCCTATCATCATTATCT
- the aceE gene encoding pyruvate dehydrogenase (acetyl-transferring), homodimeric type — MSSKNPEKLKELYAIENNEWRESIDYVIREHGEERALQLLRLLQVRAQEQGVSLPFTANTPYINTIPRNRQPVYPGDREIERRIKSIIRWNAMAMVVRANRDVEGIGGHISTYASTASLWEVGFNHFWRGRTDDFLGDMVYFQGHASPGVYARAFFEGRLSEQDLENFRNELNPAGGLSSYPHPFLMPNFWEFPTVSMGLSAITAIYQARFNHYLVDRGLRKSSGRKIWVMLGDGEMDEPESLGAITLAAREQLDNLIFVINCNLQRLDGPVRGNGKIIQELEAAFRGAGWNVIKVIWGGDWDRLLEDDVHGRLVQRMDEMVDGEMQRFTRASGDVVRKDFFGKYPELEEMVKGYSDDQLGALSRGGHDPEKVYAAYKAAIEHKGSPTVILAHTIKGYGLGEAGEGKNITHAQKKLNEDELKEFRTRFNIPVSDDQIAEAPFYRPAEDSPEMQYLRERRSALGGHLPQRFDGSKPMACQTEELIKEYFDGSGERPLSTTMVLVHMLAKLLRDKELGKLIVPIVPDEARTFGMESLFRQAGIYSHVGQLYEPIDKGSLLYYNEKKSGAILEEGLSEAGSMASFIAAGTAYSNNGVQTIPFYTFYSMFGFQRVGDLIWQACDSRARGFLIGATSGRTTLAGEGLQHQDGHSHVLALTPTKVKAYDPAFAYELAVIVHDGLTRMYCHQEDLIYYITAMNETYLMPPMPEKADIREGIIRGLYKYNSSGRKKDNGKVHLMGSGSILNEVIKAQEILGEEFQIAADVWSVTSYKELYQDAIECERWNLLNPDKQPKKPYVSSQLSGEEGVFVAASDYMKVLPAAIAKWIPGPLHCLGTDGFGRSDSRELLRDFFEVDARYIVAAALLQLAEAGELSRKKVAAAIKKLKINSDKLNPHTD, encoded by the coding sequence ATGTCGAGCAAGAATCCTGAAAAATTAAAAGAGTTGTACGCTATCGAGAATAACGAATGGCGAGAATCGATAGACTACGTCATCAGGGAACATGGCGAGGAGCGGGCGCTCCAGCTTTTACGTCTCCTGCAGGTGCGGGCCCAGGAGCAGGGAGTGAGTCTGCCTTTTACCGCCAATACCCCCTATATCAACACCATACCCCGCAATCGCCAACCGGTCTACCCGGGTGATCGTGAGATTGAGCGGCGGATCAAGTCGATCATTCGCTGGAACGCGATGGCGATGGTGGTCCGGGCCAATCGTGATGTTGAAGGCATCGGCGGGCATATCTCCACCTATGCGTCGACCGCGAGCCTCTGGGAAGTCGGCTTCAATCATTTCTGGCGTGGCCGGACCGACGACTTTCTCGGTGACATGGTCTATTTTCAGGGGCATGCCTCACCGGGCGTTTATGCCCGGGCTTTTTTCGAAGGACGGCTGTCGGAGCAGGACCTTGAGAATTTTCGCAATGAGCTGAACCCGGCCGGTGGACTCTCCTCATATCCACATCCTTTCTTGATGCCGAATTTCTGGGAGTTTCCGACGGTTTCGATGGGCCTTTCCGCGATTACCGCTATCTATCAGGCCCGGTTCAATCATTACCTGGTGGATCGTGGCCTGCGCAAGTCGAGCGGCCGCAAGATCTGGGTGATGCTCGGTGACGGCGAGATGGACGAGCCGGAATCGCTCGGGGCGATTACCCTGGCGGCGCGCGAGCAGCTTGACAACCTGATCTTCGTTATCAACTGTAACCTGCAACGCCTTGATGGTCCGGTACGGGGCAACGGTAAAATTATCCAGGAGCTTGAGGCCGCCTTTCGTGGTGCCGGCTGGAACGTGATCAAGGTTATCTGGGGTGGCGACTGGGACCGCCTGCTCGAAGATGACGTCCATGGTCGACTGGTCCAGCGGATGGACGAAATGGTCGACGGTGAGATGCAACGCTTCACCAGGGCGAGCGGTGACGTCGTCCGCAAGGACTTCTTCGGGAAGTATCCGGAGCTCGAAGAGATGGTGAAGGGTTATTCTGATGATCAGCTCGGGGCCCTGAGCCGCGGCGGTCACGATCCGGAGAAAGTTTACGCCGCTTATAAGGCGGCGATTGAACACAAAGGCTCACCGACCGTCATTCTGGCCCACACCATCAAGGGCTACGGACTTGGTGAGGCGGGTGAGGGCAAGAATATCACCCATGCCCAGAAGAAGCTCAATGAAGACGAGTTGAAAGAATTCCGGACCCGCTTCAATATTCCGGTCAGTGATGATCAAATCGCCGAAGCACCTTTTTACCGGCCGGCTGAGGACAGCCCCGAGATGCAGTATCTGCGGGAACGGCGCTCTGCTCTCGGTGGTCATCTGCCGCAGCGGTTCGATGGCAGCAAACCGATGGCCTGTCAGACCGAAGAGCTGATCAAGGAGTATTTTGATGGTTCGGGAGAGCGCCCGTTATCGACGACCATGGTCCTGGTCCACATGCTGGCGAAGCTGCTGCGCGACAAGGAGCTTGGCAAGCTGATCGTGCCGATCGTACCGGACGAGGCGCGAACCTTCGGCATGGAATCACTCTTTCGCCAGGCCGGTATCTACAGCCACGTCGGCCAGCTCTACGAGCCGATCGACAAGGGGAGCCTGCTCTACTACAACGAGAAAAAATCAGGGGCGATTCTTGAAGAGGGCTTGAGCGAGGCCGGGTCGATGGCCAGCTTTATCGCCGCCGGAACGGCCTATTCCAACAACGGTGTCCAGACCATTCCCTTTTATACTTTTTACTCGATGTTCGGGTTCCAGCGGGTTGGAGATCTGATCTGGCAGGCCTGCGACAGCCGGGCCCGCGGTTTTCTGATCGGCGCGACCTCCGGACGGACGACCCTGGCCGGGGAAGGCTTGCAGCATCAGGATGGCCACAGCCATGTTCTGGCCCTGACACCGACCAAGGTCAAGGCCTACGACCCGGCCTTCGCCTATGAACTTGCGGTGATCGTTCATGACGGCCTGACCCGGATGTACTGTCACCAGGAAGACCTGATCTATTACATCACGGCGATGAACGAAACCTACCTGATGCCGCCGATGCCGGAGAAGGCCGATATCCGCGAAGGGATTATCCGCGGCCTTTACAAGTACAATTCGAGCGGGCGCAAGAAAGATAACGGCAAGGTTCATCTGATGGGGAGTGGTTCGATCCTTAACGAGGTGATCAAGGCCCAGGAGATTCTCGGGGAAGAATTCCAGATCGCTGCCGATGTCTGGAGTGTTACCAGCTACAAGGAGCTCTACCAGGATGCTATCGAGTGTGAACGCTGGAATCTTCTCAATCCGGACAAGCAGCCGAAAAAGCCGTATGTCAGTAGTCAACTGTCGGGAGAAGAAGGCGTTTTCGTCGCCGCCTCCGATTACATGAAGGTTCTGCCGGCCGCGATCGCCAAGTGGATTCCCGGACCGTTACATTGCCTCGGGACCGACGGGTTCGGCCGCAGCGACTCGCGGGAGTTACTGCGCGACTTCTTTGAAGTCGATGCGCGCTATATCGTGGCTGCAGCATTGCTGCAACTGGCCGAGGCCGGTGAACTCAGTCGTAAAAAAGTTGCAGCCGCCATCAAAAAGCTGAAAATAAATTCCGATAAACTGAACCCCCATACGGATTGA
- a CDS encoding hyaluronate lyase, translating to MLTRRQFLKKCRDISLLMCGSTLLTRSLAEGFIRLVEDPPPIAFIHAQNCMGCTTSMMYGNDFDFVDFLAQIGGLDLHPALSFSQGDDYLDTLKGIVARGDFILVVEGSIPTRPKEACYLGTTPVYDVLADYAKEARLVISSGSCASHGGIPASNGNLTGALSVKSYLEKREIDIPHLQLPGCPVHPDHLMGSLAYITATGKLPPLKEKTNFPKEYFGEILHNRCNRYQHFSQDLFVEDFAKDKNDCLLKKGCRGPLTPSDCPVRRWNNRTSVCIDSNTPCIGCMSPYWPFKDDLYLEPSEVEDIPWSQLKKKTRSR from the coding sequence ATGCTGACACGCCGCCAGTTTCTGAAAAAATGCCGGGACATTTCGCTGCTGATGTGCGGTAGCACGCTGCTGACCCGGTCCCTGGCCGAGGGGTTCATTCGCCTGGTAGAGGATCCGCCACCGATTGCCTTCATTCATGCCCAGAATTGCATGGGCTGTACGACCTCGATGATGTACGGTAATGACTTCGATTTTGTTGATTTTCTCGCCCAGATCGGTGGTCTCGACCTGCACCCGGCGCTCTCTTTCAGTCAGGGCGATGATTACCTCGACACCTTGAAGGGGATTGTCGCGCGCGGCGATTTTATCCTCGTTGTCGAAGGGAGTATTCCGACTCGGCCGAAGGAGGCCTGTTACCTCGGCACGACGCCGGTCTACGACGTTCTGGCCGACTACGCCAAAGAAGCCCGCCTGGTCATCAGCTCGGGATCATGTGCCAGCCACGGCGGAATTCCGGCCTCGAATGGAAATTTGACCGGAGCGCTTTCGGTCAAATCCTATCTCGAAAAAAGGGAGATCGATATTCCGCATCTGCAGCTGCCGGGGTGTCCGGTCCACCCGGATCATTTGATGGGCAGCCTCGCATACATCACCGCCACCGGCAAGCTGCCGCCGCTGAAGGAAAAGACGAATTTTCCGAAAGAGTATTTCGGAGAAATCCTGCACAATCGCTGCAATCGTTATCAGCACTTTAGCCAAGACCTTTTCGTCGAGGATTTTGCCAAGGACAAAAATGATTGCCTGCTTAAAAAGGGGTGCCGTGGACCGCTGACCCCGAGCGACTGCCCGGTGCGGCGCTGGAACAACCGGACCAGTGTCTGTATCGACAGCAACACGCCTTGCATCGGCTGCATGAGCCCGTACTGGCCGTTCAAGGATGATCTATATCTCGAGCCCTCGGAAGTCGAGGATATCCCCTGGTCGCAGCTGAAAAAGAAAACCAGGAGCCGCTGA
- a CDS encoding response regulator has product MKTALIADDEPLIRRQVAETLADYGFDRIVEAENGAQAVELAPTEKPLLMVFDVAMPVMDGITAAEKIGKEIAAPIVLLTGSTEPETIERARDAGVSNYILKPFNADQLKVAVELAIHRFIEMSNLLEENAKLKEALETRKLVDKAKGLLMEKGMSEPEAYRKMQKIAMDKRKSMKEVAEAILLTES; this is encoded by the coding sequence ATGAAGACTGCACTGATTGCTGATGATGAGCCCCTGATCCGTCGGCAGGTCGCCGAAACCCTTGCTGATTACGGCTTTGACCGGATTGTCGAGGCCGAAAACGGAGCCCAGGCGGTTGAGCTGGCGCCGACGGAAAAACCGTTGTTAATGGTATTTGATGTTGCAATGCCGGTCATGGATGGAATCACCGCTGCTGAAAAAATAGGCAAAGAAATTGCGGCACCGATCGTTCTGCTCACCGGTTCGACCGAGCCGGAAACAATCGAGCGGGCTCGTGACGCTGGCGTCAGCAACTATATTCTCAAACCGTTCAACGCCGATCAGCTCAAGGTCGCCGTCGAACTGGCGATTCATCGTTTCATCGAAATGAGCAACCTGCTTGAGGAGAACGCCAAGCTCAAGGAGGCTCTCGAAACCCGCAAGCTTGTCGACAAGGCGAAAGGTCTGCTCATGGAAAAGGGAATGAGCGAACCCGAGGCCTATCGCAAGATGCAGAAGATTGCGATGGACAAGCGTAAATCGATGAAAGAAGTTGCCGAAGCGATTTTGTTGACGGAGAGTTGA
- a CDS encoding branched-chain alpha-keto acid dehydrogenase subunit E2 — protein sequence MAHEIKVPEVSEGVKEGIVAAIAVAVGDTVEEEQTLLELETDKAVVEIPSTHAGKVTDIKVEEGETVSIGAVIMLIEGDAGGSDEIDAEEKDDPATEEETAPVAEPESGETDESEEEKTGKEEEPQQKGKSEKKEPVPEEDGKASAERPAMESARAEEALPEKNDEEVDLKTARRGDQVAPAAPSVRRKARELGVDIYRVEGSGPGGRISQADIRRYVRKTMKSLASGAPAPSAVSLPDFSRWGKVKTETLSNVRRLTAETMAAAWANIPMVAQTGHARISSFEEFRKEFNSHADGQSKLTMTAVLVKICAAALRHFPQFNSSLDSANNQLILKEYVHIGVAVDTPAGLLVPVLRDADKKDIETIAIELNDLAARARERKLKPEEMEGGCFTISNLGGIGRDLFTPIVFPPQVAILGVARGRHEPVWNGQDFVPEMILPMTLTYDHRVIDGADGARFMQWICQAVEYPLQLVMKG from the coding sequence ATGGCACATGAAATAAAGGTTCCGGAGGTCTCCGAAGGTGTCAAAGAAGGTATCGTCGCGGCCATCGCCGTGGCGGTTGGTGACACGGTCGAGGAAGAGCAGACCCTTCTCGAGCTGGAAACCGACAAGGCCGTGGTCGAAATTCCGTCGACTCATGCCGGCAAGGTCACTGACATCAAGGTCGAAGAGGGTGAAACTGTTTCGATCGGTGCGGTCATTATGCTGATTGAAGGTGACGCCGGCGGCAGTGACGAAATTGACGCGGAAGAGAAAGATGATCCCGCAACAGAAGAAGAGACCGCACCGGTGGCAGAACCGGAGTCCGGAGAAACGGACGAGTCTGAGGAAGAGAAAACAGGAAAAGAAGAGGAGCCGCAACAGAAAGGGAAATCGGAAAAGAAAGAACCGGTCCCCGAGGAAGACGGAAAGGCATCTGCAGAGCGGCCGGCGATGGAAAGCGCCCGGGCCGAAGAGGCATTACCCGAAAAAAATGACGAAGAGGTTGATCTGAAAACAGCAAGACGGGGTGACCAGGTCGCTCCGGCGGCACCGTCGGTGCGGCGCAAGGCGCGTGAACTCGGCGTTGATATTTACCGGGTAGAGGGGAGCGGCCCCGGCGGGCGGATCAGCCAGGCTGATATCCGGCGCTATGTTCGAAAGACCATGAAGTCGCTTGCCTCGGGTGCTCCCGCCCCATCTGCGGTCAGCCTCCCCGATTTCAGCCGCTGGGGGAAAGTCAAGACCGAGACACTCTCCAATGTCCGGCGGCTCACCGCCGAGACCATGGCTGCGGCCTGGGCGAACATTCCGATGGTTGCCCAGACCGGGCATGCCCGGATCAGTTCATTCGAAGAGTTTCGCAAAGAGTTTAACAGTCATGCCGATGGACAATCGAAGTTGACCATGACCGCGGTTCTGGTCAAGATCTGCGCTGCCGCCCTGCGTCATTTCCCGCAGTTTAACAGCAGTCTAGACAGTGCCAATAATCAGTTGATACTCAAGGAGTATGTCCATATCGGTGTCGCTGTCGACACTCCCGCCGGTCTGCTGGTTCCGGTCTTGCGTGACGCCGACAAGAAGGATATCGAGACGATTGCCATTGAATTGAACGATCTGGCGGCGCGGGCCCGCGAGCGCAAGCTCAAGCCGGAGGAGATGGAAGGGGGCTGCTTTACAATCAGTAATCTTGGAGGGATCGGCCGCGACCTGTTCACGCCGATCGTCTTTCCGCCACAGGTTGCGATCCTCGGAGTCGCCCGCGGTCGTCACGAGCCGGTCTGGAACGGCCAGGATTTCGTGCCGGAGATGATTTTACCGATGACCTTGACCTACGATCACCGGGTCATCGACGGCGCCGATGGCGCCCGCTTCATGCAGTGGATCTGCCAGGCCGTCGAGTACCCGTTGCAGCTGGTGATGAAGGGATAG
- the lpdA gene encoding dihydrolipoyl dehydrogenase has protein sequence MSTDAEKTDLVVIGAGPGGYTAAFHAAQLGMNVTLIDPEADPGGVCLYRGCIPSKALLHVAALINESGESEKIGLTFQPPEIDLDKVRSWKNDIIEKLTTALGQKSGKLKINHIRGFARFQDANSVLVKTIDGGKQEVRFDRAILATGSRPIALPGVDEESGMILDSTGAIELKDVPGSLLVVGGGYIGLELGSVYAALGSEVSVVEMTDGLLPGCDRDLVSQLKRRLDKRFAAIMTGTRVSDMNVQKNGVMVTLEGKKGEPQRKLYDKVLVAIGRKPNSGNIGLENTGIKLTDNGFVEVDGQQRTAEDHIFAIGDLAGEPMLAHKAYAEAVVAVDAAAGEKSLFDPRAIPAVVFTDPEIAWCGLTETAAKEQGIKVKTAKLPWRGNGRTLSLGREDGMTKLIIDPESDRLLGMAMVGPGAGELIAEGVVALELAAVGEDLRKAIHPHPTLSETIQDAAAALKS, from the coding sequence ATGAGTACTGATGCTGAAAAAACCGACCTTGTCGTCATTGGTGCCGGACCGGGCGGCTACACGGCTGCTTTTCACGCCGCGCAACTCGGTATGAACGTGACCCTGATAGATCCCGAAGCCGACCCTGGCGGGGTTTGTTTATACCGTGGTTGCATTCCATCCAAGGCTTTGCTGCATGTGGCCGCGCTGATTAATGAATCCGGTGAGTCGGAAAAAATCGGTCTGACCTTCCAGCCACCTGAAATCGATCTCGACAAGGTCCGCAGCTGGAAAAATGACATCATCGAAAAACTGACGACGGCGCTCGGCCAGAAGTCAGGAAAACTCAAGATCAACCATATCCGCGGGTTTGCCAGATTTCAGGATGCAAATTCCGTGTTAGTGAAAACGATCGATGGCGGAAAACAGGAGGTCCGTTTTGACCGGGCGATCCTGGCGACCGGCTCGCGGCCGATTGCCCTGCCCGGAGTTGATGAAGAGAGCGGGATGATTCTTGATTCGACCGGCGCTATTGAGCTCAAGGATGTTCCCGGGTCGCTGCTGGTGGTCGGTGGCGGTTATATCGGATTGGAGCTCGGGTCGGTGTACGCGGCTCTCGGCAGCGAGGTTTCGGTCGTCGAAATGACCGACGGGCTTCTTCCCGGCTGCGATCGCGATCTGGTGTCGCAGTTGAAACGCCGGCTCGATAAGCGTTTTGCTGCGATCATGACCGGTACCCGGGTGAGCGATATGAACGTCCAGAAGAACGGTGTGATGGTGACCCTGGAAGGGAAGAAGGGGGAACCTCAGCGCAAGTTGTACGACAAGGTTCTGGTCGCCATCGGGCGCAAGCCGAACAGTGGAAATATCGGTCTCGAAAATACCGGCATCAAACTTACCGATAACGGTTTCGTTGAAGTTGACGGGCAACAGCGGACCGCCGAGGATCACATCTTCGCCATTGGCGACCTCGCCGGCGAACCGATGCTGGCCCATAAGGCCTATGCCGAGGCGGTGGTCGCCGTTGACGCCGCCGCCGGTGAAAAGTCTCTGTTCGATCCCCGGGCGATCCCGGCGGTTGTTTTTACCGATCCTGAAATCGCCTGGTGTGGACTCACCGAAACCGCGGCAAAAGAGCAGGGGATAAAAGTCAAAACAGCCAAGCTGCCATGGCGTGGCAACGGCCGGACGCTCAGCCTCGGTCGTGAAGACGGGATGACCAAGTTGATTATCGATCCCGAGTCGGATCGTCTGCTCGGCATGGCGATGGTTGGCCCCGGCGCCGGCGAGTTGATCGCCGAGGGTGTCGTCGCTCTCGAGCTCGCCGCGGTCGGCGAGGACCTGCGCAAGGCGATCCATCCGCATCCGACCCTCTCCGAGACAATTCAGGACGCGGCAGCCGCTCTTAAATCCTGA